In Dyadobacter subterraneus, a single genomic region encodes these proteins:
- a CDS encoding purple acid phosphatase family protein gives MKFTPILKNLLFCLFLSFIFWSCKNEKANESGTVKTVMDEAVTRLYKNLKPEQLDTISEKYILTFLTKDELHTLATKFWTFEVNVPVTVSLMRDSAQKVVPFWIEESGFKKTGMFVKNEEYTYEVWQKDFDAGKIELGINGFDKNRPVYFISVGPQKKGDDLKITNVEPSQYPLMTMKKGAFTYHDWDGLILTEVPESLVGQQLFTTVRGRAREAHLVGAFRKTLFPSSRNPDQIMLTWSGDPKTSVNVQWRTNMEVKEGIVKYWQDKSADTLVSKASVYKMEDRLLQNDRYVNRFTAKIAGLKPGTEYQYIVGSKSGKWSTPVNFKTESATNDGFSFIWFGDTHKSPIWGDMAQKALKRHPEISFFDIAGDLVSTGLHRNEWDELWQYSGGVFRSKPLMPVPGNHDSQDGLGAGMYQEMFSLPENGPKGLPKEMTYAFNYQDALFLMIDATLSVPAQSAWIEEKLKTSKAKWKFVFFHFPPYNFVEPYDEIRKEWGTLFDKYHVDMVMNGHMHYYLRTKPMNNGKEMKTPAEGTIYTMSISIPGKQEEWLQEEYAVVRYKDGPLYQHISMKGNTLLYKCFDPEGNVKDEFKIVK, from the coding sequence ATGAAATTTACTCCTATTCTTAAAAATCTATTGTTTTGCCTTTTTCTTTCTTTCATTTTTTGGTCATGTAAAAATGAAAAGGCAAACGAATCCGGTACTGTAAAAACGGTTATGGATGAGGCCGTTACCAGACTTTACAAAAATCTGAAACCTGAACAGCTGGATACGATTTCAGAAAAATACATCCTGACTTTTTTGACAAAAGATGAACTGCATACGCTGGCTACAAAATTCTGGACTTTTGAGGTAAATGTCCCGGTGACCGTTTCATTAATGAGAGATTCGGCACAAAAAGTAGTTCCGTTCTGGATTGAAGAAAGCGGATTTAAGAAAACCGGAATGTTCGTTAAAAATGAAGAATATACTTACGAAGTCTGGCAGAAAGATTTTGACGCCGGGAAAATCGAATTAGGTATCAATGGTTTTGATAAAAACCGGCCTGTCTATTTTATAAGTGTAGGTCCGCAGAAAAAGGGTGATGATTTAAAAATTACGAATGTGGAACCGTCTCAGTATCCGTTGATGACCATGAAAAAAGGTGCGTTTACTTACCATGATTGGGATGGATTAATTTTGACAGAAGTACCGGAATCTCTCGTTGGACAACAACTTTTTACAACCGTTCGGGGAAGAGCTCGGGAAGCGCATCTTGTAGGAGCGTTCAGGAAAACGCTGTTTCCGTCTTCCCGAAATCCCGACCAGATTATGCTGACGTGGAGTGGTGATCCTAAGACTTCGGTGAATGTTCAATGGAGAACGAATATGGAAGTGAAAGAGGGAATAGTAAAATATTGGCAGGACAAATCTGCTGACACGTTGGTTTCAAAAGCTTCCGTATATAAAATGGAGGACAGATTGCTCCAAAATGACCGCTATGTTAACCGCTTTACAGCGAAAATTGCGGGTTTGAAACCAGGAACGGAATATCAATATATCGTCGGTTCAAAATCCGGGAAATGGTCAACTCCGGTAAATTTCAAAACGGAATCTGCCACAAATGATGGTTTTTCATTTATCTGGTTTGGCGATACACACAAGTCGCCGATTTGGGGTGATATGGCACAGAAAGCGTTAAAAAGACATCCGGAAATTTCCTTTTTCGATATCGCAGGAGACCTAGTCAGCACAGGTTTGCATCGTAATGAATGGGATGAATTGTGGCAGTATTCAGGTGGTGTATTTCGTAGTAAACCACTGATGCCAGTTCCGGGGAATCACGACAGCCAGGATGGATTAGGAGCGGGCATGTATCAGGAAATGTTCAGTTTGCCCGAAAATGGTCCCAAAGGTCTGCCAAAAGAAATGACTTATGCTTTCAATTATCAGGACGCATTGTTTTTAATGATTGATGCGACACTTTCCGTACCTGCTCAAAGCGCCTGGATTGAAGAAAAACTTAAAACTTCAAAAGCTAAATGGAAGTTTGTTTTCTTCCATTTCCCGCCTTACAATTTTGTTGAGCCCTATGACGAAATCCGCAAAGAATGGGGAACGTTGTTCGACAAATATCATGTGGATATGGTCATGAACGGGCATATGCATTATTATTTGAGAACAAAACCGATGAACAACGGAAAGGAAATGAAAACGCCGGCAGAAGGGACAATTTATACGATGTCAATCAGTATTCCGGGTAAACAGGAGGAATGGCTTCAGGAAGAATATGCAGTTGTAAGATATAAGGACGGACCGCTTTACCAGCATATTTCAATGAAAGGAAATACGCTCCTGTATAAATGTTTTGATCCGGAAGGAAATGTAAAGGATGAGTTTAAAATTGTTAAATAG
- a CDS encoding SusC/RagA family TonB-linked outer membrane protein, with the protein MAKAGVFAGNKNGKAEKKADRTITGKVSGQDGASMPGVNVVLKGTQRGTSTNAAGEYSIEITGDSPVLVFSFVGYLLQEVPVNNRSVVDVSLVANTENLNEVTVTALGIKREDKSLGYSVGKVDGKEFNRVSQENVLNAMAGKVAGVAISSTGATGSSVSMVIRGAKSLSNDNQPLFVVDGVPIANTLNNVTEIGTDNKVDYGNALSSLNPDDIENVSILKGPSAAALYGSRAGNGVVLITTKSGSKVKKMTVTVSSNTVFDKPYKYLKWQTEFGSGQYSAIPTSITNNPYSNPFKKLVDESITATYGAALDKGYEEVQWNSPIGADGKPIAMPLVSHKNNVRNFVQTGITTTNGVSISNSTEMVTYRLSYANMTNRGIVPNSDLFRNSLNLNTSVKVSQKVRVSSNLDFSRNNSNNRPAGNRGTNPLQWAYGVSPHTDIRDLKDYWLPGQEGLQQRSQYKGVFNNPYFLANEVNNSFVRDRVFGNVKAEWQITPELSIFGRYSLDTYQEKRQTKIANSYTAEPNGAYGLTNIATFESNTDFLATYHKTLKSFAFSISAGANDRNQNGSTVANSSTNGTGLIVPGVFTIQNILPANLTYNSSSYKRSVYSAYALANLSFKEMIYLDVTARNDWTSTLPAANRSYFYPSASLSLLINEMIPMTDKINMLKVRGGVAQVGNDANPYSLLSTLGNAGTWNGVPRLTVSNNLFNLNLKPEISTSYEVGADLNMFQNRLRFGATYYMAENKNQILSTKLPPSSGYTTKSINAGLLESKGIELTLGGTPLNKNGWRLDVNANLSRNRTTIKRLSDDLPYFTLWTDAKGGAWTYVGEQVGDIYDAQVVTVTDKASPYYGYPILDKTGKWQSVDAINTKNKIGNFNPKFTLGGQVSLAYKGFSLNMTFDWRNGGSFVSQTYRYGEEDGHSQLFYDKLINPNGLTGDALRDHLVANQEKQIKINGNVFPLVGGPTPDYGSFPVNYSGIPLPHGGVFVPGVIATGYDAAGNPTGYTENLGGTGTQYLPLAGATTWSFTRPFTYDASFVKLREISFGYDLPVNFAKKIGMQSANFSVYSRNIILWTKAKINIDPETAFQVESGTQGSGSQFKQGIERYNVTPWVIPVGFKLGLTF; encoded by the coding sequence ATGGCAAAAGCAGGAGTTTTTGCCGGGAATAAAAACGGAAAAGCAGAGAAAAAGGCTGACAGAACGATCACGGGAAAAGTTTCTGGTCAGGACGGCGCAAGTATGCCAGGTGTCAACGTCGTATTGAAAGGTACACAAAGAGGAACCAGTACAAACGCGGCCGGGGAATACTCAATCGAAATAACAGGAGATAGCCCTGTTCTGGTATTTTCTTTTGTAGGATATCTTTTACAAGAAGTTCCGGTAAATAATCGCAGCGTTGTTGATGTTTCGTTAGTAGCTAATACAGAGAATCTTAATGAAGTAACCGTGACTGCCCTGGGTATCAAACGTGAAGATAAATCGCTTGGATATTCAGTAGGAAAAGTGGACGGCAAGGAATTTAACCGTGTTTCGCAGGAAAACGTGTTGAACGCCATGGCCGGAAAAGTGGCGGGTGTTGCCATCAGTTCAACTGGTGCTACGGGTTCTTCTGTAAGCATGGTGATCCGTGGAGCAAAATCTTTAAGTAATGATAATCAGCCCTTATTTGTGGTAGATGGTGTACCAATTGCCAATACTTTAAATAATGTCACCGAAATAGGAACGGACAACAAAGTGGATTATGGTAATGCACTTTCCAGCCTTAACCCGGATGATATTGAAAACGTTTCCATCCTGAAAGGTCCAAGTGCAGCGGCACTTTACGGTTCAAGAGCAGGAAATGGTGTTGTTCTAATCACAACAAAAAGTGGTTCAAAAGTGAAGAAAATGACGGTTACCGTTTCTTCAAATACTGTTTTTGATAAGCCATATAAATATTTGAAATGGCAGACAGAATTTGGTTCAGGCCAGTATTCAGCTATTCCAACTTCTATCACGAACAATCCGTATAGTAATCCTTTCAAAAAGTTGGTAGATGAAAGTATCACTGCCACTTATGGTGCAGCATTAGATAAAGGTTATGAAGAGGTGCAATGGAACAGCCCGATTGGGGCAGATGGCAAACCGATTGCCATGCCCTTGGTTTCACACAAAAATAATGTCAGGAATTTTGTACAGACCGGTATTACAACAACTAATGGTGTGTCTATTTCCAATAGCACGGAAATGGTAACCTATCGCTTGTCTTATGCCAATATGACAAACCGAGGCATCGTTCCAAATTCAGATTTATTCAGAAATAGTTTAAACCTTAACACATCAGTTAAAGTTAGCCAGAAGGTAAGAGTAAGCAGCAATCTGGATTTTAGTCGTAACAATTCAAATAATCGTCCGGCTGGAAACCGGGGTACAAATCCCCTTCAATGGGCTTACGGAGTTTCACCGCATACGGATATCCGCGATTTGAAAGATTACTGGCTGCCGGGACAGGAAGGTTTGCAGCAGCGCTCTCAATATAAAGGCGTTTTCAACAATCCTTATTTCCTGGCAAACGAGGTAAATAATAGTTTTGTCAGAGACCGCGTTTTTGGAAACGTAAAAGCAGAATGGCAGATTACGCCGGAACTAAGCATTTTTGGACGTTACTCTCTTGATACCTATCAGGAAAAAAGACAAACTAAAATTGCCAACAGTTATACCGCTGAGCCGAATGGTGCATATGGTTTAACTAATATAGCAACTTTTGAAAGCAACACGGATTTTCTTGCCACTTACCATAAAACACTAAAAAGTTTCGCATTCTCAATATCTGCTGGTGCCAATGACAGAAATCAGAATGGTTCTACTGTTGCCAATTCTTCTACAAATGGTACAGGTTTGATCGTCCCGGGTGTTTTTACCATTCAGAATATTTTACCGGCAAACCTTACCTACAACAGCAGTTCCTACAAAAGATCGGTTTACAGTGCCTACGCGCTGGCGAATTTGAGCTTCAAGGAAATGATATATCTTGATGTTACAGCCAGAAACGACTGGACAAGTACATTACCAGCCGCAAACCGATCTTATTTTTACCCTTCGGCATCTTTGAGTCTGTTGATCAATGAAATGATTCCGATGACTGACAAGATCAATATGTTGAAAGTCAGAGGTGGTGTCGCACAGGTTGGTAATGATGCAAATCCTTATTCTTTATTAAGCACGTTGGGCAATGCCGGAACCTGGAATGGTGTTCCAAGACTTACGGTTTCGAATAATCTTTTCAACCTGAATCTGAAACCGGAAATTTCTACATCTTATGAAGTGGGAGCTGATTTGAATATGTTCCAAAACCGTTTACGTTTCGGTGCGACTTATTATATGGCGGAAAATAAAAACCAGATTTTGAGTACAAAACTGCCTCCATCGTCAGGTTACACAACCAAAAGTATTAATGCCGGCCTTTTGGAAAGTAAAGGTATTGAATTGACATTGGGCGGAACGCCACTTAATAAAAACGGATGGCGACTGGATGTCAACGCAAACCTTAGCAGAAACCGTACAACGATTAAAAGATTGTCTGATGACCTGCCATACTTTACACTTTGGACAGATGCAAAAGGTGGTGCCTGGACTTATGTAGGAGAACAGGTTGGCGATATTTATGATGCACAGGTTGTAACGGTAACAGACAAAGCTTCTCCGTATTATGGTTATCCGATTCTGGATAAAACCGGTAAATGGCAGTCGGTGGATGCAATTAACACAAAAAATAAAATTGGTAATTTCAATCCTAAATTTACGCTTGGCGGCCAGGTTTCACTTGCGTATAAGGGATTCAGTTTAAACATGACATTTGACTGGCGCAACGGAGGAAGTTTTGTTTCACAAACCTATCGTTATGGTGAAGAAGACGGTCATTCTCAACTTTTTTATGACAAACTGATCAATCCGAACGGACTTACGGGTGATGCTTTGAGAGATCATTTGGTAGCAAATCAGGAAAAACAGATCAAAATCAATGGAAATGTATTTCCTCTTGTAGGTGGTCCAACTCCTGATTATGGAAGTTTCCCGGTTAATTACAGCGGAATTCCTCTTCCTCACGGCGGCGTTTTCGTTCCGGGTGTAATTGCAACGGGTTATGATGCGGCTGGAAATCCAACAGGTTATACGGAAAACCTCGGCGGAACAGGAACACAATATTTGCCATTAGCAGGAGCTACAACCTGGTCATTCACTCGTCCTTTTACGTATGATGCGTCTTTTGTTAAGCTGAGAGAAATATCTTTCGGATATGACCTGCCCGTGAATTTTGCAAAAAAGATTGGTATGCAAAGTGCTAATTTCTCGGTTTATAGCAGAAATATTATTCTTTGGACAAAAGCCAAAATTAACATCGATCCTGAAACAGCTTTTCAGGTTGAATCTGGTACACAAGGCTCAGGAAGCCAGTTTAAACAGGGAATTGAAAGATACAACGTTACGCCCTGGGTTATTCCTGTTGGATTTAAGCTTGGTTTAACTTTTTAA
- a CDS encoding PhoPQ-activated pathogenicity-related family protein gives MKKNRFELALKILFIQLIFTITVLAQKPITPETALQSYLDNGDKSLKWELKDSYTQSDVTFYNLLVTSQKWREFTWTHQMTIMVPKDNKFDGALLFITGGSNKDGLPNWSNKKEDDLLVTLGGVAKANKAIVTLLKQTPNQPFFGDLTEDALISYTLHNFKKDKDYSWPLLFPMVKSAVRAMDVVQEFSKQKLNHQVNRFVVSGASKRGWTTWLTGANDKRVVAIAPMVIDILNMPVSLEYQIKSWGDYSIQIEDYVKLGIPQNSKTPDGAAITTMIDPYSYRSKLTMPKLIIMGTNDEYWVVDNIKNYLKDIPGNNMLHYVPNAGHNLGGGKQAMEALSAFFGNTITKSPYPVCEWKETADKKGVNIAVKASADPLVDVILWSADSKDQDIRDDKWTSKSLGIKNKAKINVNQSFPASGFRAFYVDLKYKDANGGTYTESTRVFLTNDKAVL, from the coding sequence ATGAAAAAAAATAGATTTGAATTGGCCTTGAAAATACTTTTTATCCAATTAATTTTTACGATTACTGTACTGGCACAAAAGCCGATTACACCAGAAACGGCACTTCAAAGTTATCTTGACAATGGTGACAAATCTTTGAAATGGGAGTTGAAAGATTCCTATACACAAAGTGATGTTACGTTCTATAATCTTCTTGTAACTTCACAAAAGTGGCGTGAATTTACCTGGACGCATCAAATGACGATTATGGTGCCGAAGGATAATAAATTTGACGGAGCACTTTTATTCATAACCGGCGGATCCAATAAAGACGGACTTCCGAATTGGAGTAATAAAAAAGAGGATGATTTATTGGTGACATTGGGCGGTGTTGCAAAGGCGAATAAGGCAATTGTAACTTTATTAAAACAAACGCCAAATCAACCGTTTTTTGGAGATCTCACGGAAGATGCGTTGATTTCTTACACACTGCATAATTTCAAAAAAGATAAAGATTACAGCTGGCCTTTACTTTTCCCTATGGTGAAAAGTGCAGTGCGTGCGATGGATGTTGTCCAGGAATTTTCAAAACAAAAACTGAATCACCAGGTAAACCGGTTTGTAGTTTCCGGCGCATCAAAACGTGGCTGGACTACCTGGCTTACAGGCGCTAATGACAAACGCGTTGTAGCTATTGCACCGATGGTAATAGATATTTTGAATATGCCGGTGAGCCTTGAATATCAGATAAAATCCTGGGGTGATTACAGTATCCAGATCGAGGATTATGTGAAACTTGGTATTCCGCAAAATAGCAAAACACCGGATGGGGCGGCCATCACAACCATGATCGATCCGTATTCTTACCGTTCAAAACTGACGATGCCGAAATTGATCATCATGGGTACAAACGATGAATATTGGGTTGTTGATAATATCAAAAATTACCTGAAAGATATTCCTGGTAATAACATGCTGCACTACGTTCCAAACGCCGGCCATAACCTCGGCGGAGGAAAACAGGCCATGGAAGCTTTAAGTGCGTTTTTTGGAAATACAATAACAAAAAGCCCATATCCGGTTTGTGAATGGAAAGAAACTGCGGACAAAAAAGGTGTCAATATTGCTGTAAAAGCTTCGGCTGATCCGTTGGTGGATGTAATTCTTTGGTCGGCGGATTCGAAAGATCAGGATATCAGAGATGATAAATGGACAAGTAAAAGTCTGGGTATCAAAAATAAAGCAAAAATTAATGTGAATCAGTCATTCCCGGCAAGCGGCTTCCGTGCCTTTTATGTTGATCTGAAATACAAGGATGCAAATGGTGGTACCTACACGGAAAGTACCCGGGTTTTTCTTACGAATGATAAAGCAGTATTGTAA
- a CDS encoding glycerophosphodiester phosphodiesterase family protein, whose translation MSRLSIISVLFFIATCTTFAQKQAAEIRKEFLNTASKNILVASHRAVHHELPENSIPAIKEGIRLGIDLIETDVKVSKDGIPMLMHDGKVDRTTNGKGNLEDQTYEELRKLRLVVKGKITDEKIPTLEEALTVAKGKILVDLDLKTSNIQPVIEVIKKTGTKDMVFFFDSDYEILAKVDAADKQYMLMPRAYSYAMADSALKLFQPEVVHIDSKFYTSEVTSLIKNKHARVWINALGEPDEEIRKGNAKNAISELIKNGADVIQTDEPEKMIMVLKEMGRHK comes from the coding sequence ATGTCAAGATTATCAATCATTTCTGTTTTGTTTTTTATTGCTACTTGCACAACTTTTGCTCAAAAACAGGCTGCGGAAATTAGAAAGGAATTTTTAAATACAGCTTCAAAAAATATATTGGTAGCCTCTCACAGAGCAGTTCATCATGAACTTCCTGAAAATTCTATTCCTGCTATCAAAGAAGGAATTCGTTTAGGAATTGATCTTATAGAAACGGATGTGAAAGTAAGCAAAGACGGAATTCCGATGCTGATGCATGATGGGAAAGTTGACCGGACAACAAACGGAAAAGGAAACCTGGAAGACCAGACTTATGAAGAATTGCGGAAATTAAGACTTGTTGTAAAAGGAAAAATTACAGACGAAAAAATTCCTACACTGGAAGAAGCATTGACAGTTGCAAAAGGTAAAATCCTGGTTGATCTGGATTTGAAAACCAGTAATATCCAGCCTGTAATTGAAGTGATCAAAAAGACAGGAACAAAAGATATGGTTTTCTTTTTTGACAGTGATTACGAAATTTTGGCCAAAGTTGACGCCGCCGATAAACAATATATGCTGATGCCGCGCGCTTATTCTTACGCGATGGCAGATTCTGCACTCAAACTATTTCAGCCGGAAGTGGTTCATATTGATTCAAAATTTTACACTTCGGAAGTTACCAGTTTGATTAAGAACAAACATGCCAGAGTATGGATTAATGCTTTGGGAGAACCTGATGAGGAGATCCGGAAAGGAAATGCAAAAAATGCGATTTCAGAACTAATTAAAAATGGCGCAGATGTAATTCAAACAGATGAGCCGGAGAAAATGATAATGGTCTTGAAAGAGATGGGGAGGCATAAATAG
- a CDS encoding SusD/RagB family nutrient-binding outer membrane lipoprotein translates to MKTKYIKSLILMMSVFLASSCKDLTEVNKNPNGVDPTTANPNLVLSTVLTETGKQFVSLNYDQIIGGVMQHTQKDGWSGEHNDYDWGQTNSWSGWYAILTNNQYVYDRSVELNYPLQQGVALVMKSMIFGLITDLWGNAPYSAALKASEGGSANTFPAFDNQEDIYTGILADLDKANTLLSKNKAEYNSTIVIPDVYYAGDPAKWRKLANSLALRYYMRISDKKPDVAKAGIEKIVGNATQYPIMNVAADDATMGFAGNSSADSWPANTRDDASESNYRRIKMCNTLVKAMLAVNDPRLGVWANKVQIPLVIDPTLPAKSDVIKNGKRYLSPDKVAGIPIDTNQNYVGLPVSLLSGASYNMSPTAAQGADNPHVSWLNTMYKAPKGDLLKARLMSAAEVHFILAEAAQKGWAAGDAETHYKAAIQASFTAWGLASSYAAYVAQPSVAYNKTQKQIIEQKWIASWTAASEAWFDYKRTGYPVLQTGPQGKRTVLPVRFYYMLDERNLNKANADDAINKLESTTYSAADGKNSAWSKPWIIQGAGKPW, encoded by the coding sequence ATGAAGACTAAATATATAAAATCGCTTATACTGATGATGTCAGTATTTCTTGCCTCTTCCTGCAAAGATCTGACGGAAGTGAACAAGAACCCAAACGGCGTGGATCCGACAACAGCGAATCCGAATCTTGTACTTTCTACGGTACTTACTGAAACAGGAAAACAGTTTGTCAGTTTAAATTATGACCAGATTATTGGCGGTGTCATGCAGCATACGCAAAAAGACGGATGGAGTGGAGAACACAATGATTACGACTGGGGACAAACCAATTCATGGAGCGGCTGGTATGCAATTCTTACCAATAATCAGTATGTATATGACCGTTCGGTTGAACTGAATTACCCATTGCAGCAAGGTGTTGCGTTGGTCATGAAGTCAATGATTTTTGGTTTGATCACGGATCTTTGGGGAAATGCACCTTATTCTGCCGCCTTGAAAGCATCGGAAGGCGGTTCAGCGAATACATTCCCGGCGTTTGATAATCAGGAAGATATTTATACAGGAATATTGGCAGATCTTGACAAGGCGAATACTCTATTATCAAAAAACAAAGCGGAGTATAACAGCACGATCGTCATTCCTGATGTGTATTATGCGGGTGATCCGGCCAAATGGAGAAAACTGGCGAATTCTCTGGCATTGAGATATTACATGCGTATTTCTGATAAAAAACCAGATGTTGCCAAAGCCGGAATTGAGAAAATTGTAGGTAATGCAACACAATATCCAATCATGAACGTTGCAGCAGACGACGCGACGATGGGTTTTGCCGGAAATAGCAGTGCCGATTCATGGCCGGCTAACACAAGAGATGATGCAAGTGAAAGTAATTACAGAAGAATAAAAATGTGTAATACTTTGGTAAAAGCCATGCTTGCCGTTAACGATCCACGTCTGGGTGTCTGGGCAAATAAAGTGCAGATTCCTTTGGTAATTGATCCAACTCTTCCGGCAAAATCGGACGTGATTAAAAACGGGAAACGTTATTTATCACCTGATAAAGTTGCGGGAATTCCGATTGATACGAATCAGAATTATGTTGGTTTGCCGGTTTCGCTATTATCAGGCGCAAGTTATAATATGAGCCCGACGGCTGCACAAGGTGCCGACAATCCGCACGTTTCCTGGCTTAACACCATGTACAAAGCGCCAAAAGGTGATTTGTTGAAAGCAAGATTGATGTCAGCTGCGGAAGTTCATTTTATTTTGGCGGAGGCTGCACAAAAAGGTTGGGCGGCAGGAGATGCGGAAACGCATTACAAAGCTGCAATTCAGGCTTCTTTCACAGCCTGGGGACTGGCAAGTTCTTATGCCGCTTATGTGGCTCAGCCAAGTGTTGCTTATAACAAAACACAAAAACAGATCATCGAGCAAAAATGGATTGCAAGCTGGACAGCCGCAAGTGAAGCCTGGTTTGATTATAAAAGAACAGGTTATCCGGTACTTCAAACCGGTCCTCAGGGAAAAAGAACTGTTCTTCCGGTTAGATTTTATTATATGCTCGATGAAAGAAATCTTAACAAAGCAAACGCTGACGATGCAATCAATAAACTGGAATCAACCACTTATTCGGCCGCTGATGGCAAAAACAGTGCATGGTCTAAGCCGTGGATAATCCAGGGTGCAGGCAAACCTTGGTAG